A stretch of the Chlorobiota bacterium genome encodes the following:
- a CDS encoding YicC family protein, translating into MISMTGYGQSSVTGKGVTISIELRSVNSRFLEISSKLPRELQFRENDIKELIRSKVSRAKINLFLGIEQSSKAKKLLINTEALKSYKDALEEIRKIAKIKETVSLADILRFSNEIMTPAEDDVIDNWDLISKAISNAVNNLNQMRRKEGYELGRDISNRIREIESILEKVVGLSNNLLPTEREKLRLRVAQLFENDEIDEQRLQLEIVLLADKLDVTEECVRYRSHSKFFLEAMNGQEPAGRRLNFLLQEMGREVTTIGSKCNNAEIAQLVVKIKEELEKIREQVQNIE; encoded by the coding sequence ATGATAAGTATGACCGGTTATGGGCAAAGTTCCGTAACAGGTAAAGGTGTGACCATTTCAATAGAGTTAAGAAGTGTGAATAGTAGATTTTTGGAGATCTCTTCTAAGTTGCCTCGTGAATTACAATTCAGAGAAAATGACATTAAAGAACTAATTAGAAGCAAAGTTTCTAGAGCAAAAATTAATCTTTTTCTTGGAATTGAACAAAGTTCAAAAGCAAAAAAATTGTTGATTAATACTGAAGCTCTAAAATCTTATAAAGATGCCCTAGAAGAAATTAGGAAAATTGCTAAAATTAAGGAGACAGTTTCTTTAGCTGATATATTACGTTTCTCTAATGAAATTATGACTCCAGCTGAAGATGATGTAATTGATAATTGGGACTTGATATCTAAAGCAATATCAAATGCTGTTAACAATCTAAATCAAATGCGTAGGAAAGAAGGCTATGAACTTGGTCGAGATATTTCAAATAGGATTAGAGAAATAGAATCAATACTAGAAAAAGTAGTAGGATTATCAAATAACTTATTACCCACTGAAAGAGAAAAATTACGTTTAAGAGTTGCACAATTATTTGAAAATGATGAAATTGATGAACAAAGGCTTCAGTTAGAAATAGTATTGTTAGCAGATAAATTAGATGTTACAGAAGAATGTGTTAGGTACCGTAGTCATTCAAAATTCTTCTTAGAAGCAATGAATGGGCAAGAGCCAGCTGGAAGGAGGCTTAACTTTTTATTACAAGAAATGGGAAGAGAAGTTACAACTATTGGATCTAAATGTAACAATGCAGAAATTGCACAATTAGTTGTTAAAATAAAAGAAGAACTCGAAAAAATTAGAGAACAAGTTCAGAATATTGAGTAA
- the gmk gene encoding guanylate kinase: MNVKLLVISAPSGAGKTTITRRLLEKNPDWKFSVSATTRLKRPNEINGRDYYFLSIEEFNNKILEGDFIEYEEVFGNYYGTLNSEINRILTINEKSIIIFDIDVKGALSIKKAFPENSILIFITVPSINKLKERLFNRQTESKEIISKRINRAEMELKEMNKFDFIVLNDVVERAVSEIEALIVKSDL; the protein is encoded by the coding sequence ATGAATGTTAAGTTACTTGTAATTTCAGCTCCCTCTGGTGCTGGTAAAACAACAATAACGCGAAGATTACTTGAAAAAAATCCAGATTGGAAATTCTCTGTTTCTGCTACAACCCGTTTAAAAAGACCAAATGAAATTAATGGTAGAGATTATTACTTTCTTAGTATAGAAGAATTTAATAATAAAATTTTAGAAGGAGATTTTATTGAATACGAAGAAGTTTTTGGAAACTATTATGGAACCTTAAATAGTGAGATAAACAGGATTCTTACAATTAATGAGAAATCGATTATTATTTTTGATATTGATGTTAAAGGTGCTTTAAGTATTAAAAAAGCATTTCCTGAAAATTCAATTTTAATTTTTATTACTGTACCTTCAATTAATAAATTAAAAGAAAGATTGTTTAATAGGCAAACCGAAAGTAAAGAGATTATTTCTAAAAGAATTAATAGGGCTGAAATGGAGCTCAAAGAGATGAATAAATTTGATTTTATAGTTTTAAATGATGTAGTTGAAAGAGCAGTTTCTGAAATCGAAGCTCTTATTGTAAAATCAGATTTATAA
- a CDS encoding DNA-directed RNA polymerase subunit omega — protein sequence MAIRPVDLKQATGPAASIYEAIVVISKRARQINDQLRDDLNRRLADVINPNDDDNDIMNFDQLAISREFDRIPKPTFLALEEMLDGKLKFRYREVEKLNEDED from the coding sequence ATGGCAATTCGTCCAGTAGATTTAAAGCAGGCAACAGGACCTGCGGCAAGCATTTATGAAGCAATCGTTGTTATATCAAAACGTGCTAGGCAAATTAATGATCAACTACGTGATGATTTAAATCGTAGACTTGCAGACGTTATTAATCCAAATGATGATGATAACGATATTATGAACTTTGACCAATTAGCAATTAGTCGTGAATTTGATAGAATTCCTAAACCAACATTTTTAGCATTAGAGGAAATGTTAGATGGTAAACTTAAATTTCGATATAGAGAAGTTGAGAAGTTAAATGAAGATGAGGATTAA
- a CDS encoding metal-dependent transcriptional regulator produces MILENRNNISQDYLRAILHIEAKDGIASNNSLSKELGISGASVTEMLNKLSNQGLMNYKPYQGASLTKKGKKLALEITRRHRLWEVFLSEKLGFDWDEIHILAHKFEHIVSEKLIHKLDDFLGNPTHDPHGDPIPDKNGWLPDENLIQLSEIKSKRFVHLSKIEDENPEVLKYFSNIGLQLNSSVKILEIYLFDGSIRIKYKSKEIIISKKLAESIFVKN; encoded by the coding sequence ATGATTTTAGAAAATAGAAACAATATTTCTCAGGATTATTTAAGGGCTATACTCCATATTGAAGCAAAGGATGGGATTGCATCAAACAATTCGTTATCTAAAGAATTGGGTATTTCAGGAGCTTCTGTTACTGAAATGCTTAATAAGTTATCCAATCAAGGCTTGATGAATTACAAACCATATCAAGGTGCATCACTTACAAAAAAAGGAAAAAAATTAGCACTAGAAATTACAAGAAGGCATAGGCTATGGGAAGTTTTTTTGTCAGAAAAACTTGGATTTGATTGGGATGAAATACATATTCTAGCTCACAAATTTGAACATATTGTTTCAGAAAAACTAATTCATAAATTAGATGATTTTCTTGGCAACCCTACTCATGATCCACATGGGGATCCTATTCCAGATAAGAATGGTTGGTTGCCAGATGAAAATTTGATTCAATTATCGGAAATTAAATCTAAACGTTTTGTTCACTTATCAAAAATTGAAGATGAAAATCCTGAAGTTTTAAAATATTTTTCTAATATTGGATTACAATTGAATAGTTCAGTTAAAATTCTAGAAATTTATCTGTTTGATGGATCAATTCGAATAAAGTATAAATCCAAGGAAATTATTATATCTAAAAAATTGGCAGAAAGTATATTTGTCAAAAATTAA
- a CDS encoding Nramp family divalent metal transporter, with protein MLKNIFNKSDLQKVSLPEVNNSVTIPKNASFFKKLLAFSGPGYLVAVGYMDPGNWATDIAGGSKFGFMLLSVILISNFMAIILQSLALKLGIVTGRDLAQACHENFSKPVSILLWVFAEIAIIATDLAEVIGSAIALKLLFGIPLVIGVCITTVDVFALLYLQNKGFRYIEALVIVLISTIAICLGIDIILSKPEITKVLLGFIPDRNIVFNKEALYISIGILGATVMPHNLYLHSSVIQTRKYEKTNFGKKEAIKFGTIDSTLALTFALFVNAAILIVAAGTFHTNGFTQVAEIEEAHKMLTPLLGTTLASILFAIALLASGQNSTLTGTIAGQIVMEGFLNLKINPFYRRLITRLIAVVPAVITTIIAGENATGKLLILSQVVLSFQLSFAVIPLILFTSKKKIMGEFVNKLWMIILSSIIATIIIALNCYLLFATFNN; from the coding sequence ATGTTAAAAAATATTTTCAATAAATCAGATTTACAAAAAGTAAGTTTACCAGAAGTTAACAATTCGGTAACTATTCCAAAGAATGCTTCTTTCTTCAAGAAACTTTTGGCTTTTTCTGGTCCTGGTTACCTTGTAGCTGTTGGTTATATGGATCCAGGTAACTGGGCAACAGACATTGCTGGTGGGTCAAAATTTGGTTTTATGCTTTTGAGTGTAATCCTTATTTCTAATTTTATGGCAATTATACTTCAGTCTTTAGCTTTAAAACTTGGCATTGTTACTGGAAGAGATTTAGCTCAAGCATGCCATGAAAATTTTTCGAAACCAGTATCAATTTTATTATGGGTATTTGCAGAGATAGCAATTATTGCAACTGATTTGGCAGAAGTTATTGGTTCTGCAATTGCTTTAAAACTTTTGTTTGGAATACCATTAGTAATCGGAGTTTGTATTACAACTGTTGATGTTTTTGCTTTGTTGTATTTGCAAAATAAAGGGTTTAGATATATCGAAGCATTAGTTATAGTATTAATTTCTACAATTGCTATTTGTTTGGGGATTGATATAATTTTATCAAAACCAGAAATTACTAAAGTTTTATTAGGGTTTATTCCAGATAGAAATATTGTTTTTAATAAGGAGGCTTTATATATTTCAATTGGTATTTTAGGAGCAACTGTAATGCCACATAATTTGTATTTACATTCATCTGTAATTCAAACAAGAAAGTATGAAAAAACAAATTTTGGTAAAAAGGAAGCTATAAAATTTGGTACAATTGATTCTACTTTAGCTTTAACTTTCGCACTTTTTGTTAATGCAGCAATTTTAATTGTTGCAGCTGGTACATTTCATACAAATGGTTTCACACAAGTTGCCGAAATTGAAGAGGCTCATAAAATGTTAACTCCATTATTAGGTACTACTTTGGCTAGTATTTTGTTTGCAATTGCATTATTAGCTTCTGGTCAAAACTCCACTCTAACTGGTACTATTGCTGGTCAAATTGTAATGGAGGGGTTTTTGAATCTTAAAATAAATCCTTTTTATAGAAGATTGATAACTAGATTAATTGCTGTAGTTCCAGCAGTAATCACAACTATTATTGCTGGTGAAAATGCTACAGGTAAACTTCTAATTTTATCACAAGTTGTTTTAAGTTTTCAACTAAGTTTTGCAGTTATACCATTGATATTATTTACTTCTAAAAAGAAAATTATGGGTGAATTTGTAAACAAATTATGGATGATAATATTATCATCCATAATTGCTACAATTATAATTGCATTAAACTGTTACCTTCTTTTTGCTACTTTTAATAATTAA
- a CDS encoding peptidylprolyl isomerase, which produces MNKQTIYFLFLFSIINIVSYAQVIEKKTKDDSKNTGNIIALLNSEQITDKRYNELLKDKLEYLYQSGSKNDLNSGIEDACFSQMIDEQLMIQEASKLGINVTYDFAFKILLDNPPQFVQDMFKSPNGNFRSDVYKQVIQNPMLITRYVNKPGKSEKQVTDEWKKDIIQLVNFVKREEVKKQLGNKLYKDKPLSTKMVLDRYFAEKTLITGSVVRAHHLSIPDSLVPVSDIEAKAWYEAHKSDYNFTESRYISSMIFQMSPTRSDSIKLKRSMDSVVKKCNETPKEKRPEYITSVMRNLPESKLPNGSFYTPSKVPKPLLEIVVKSKEGDIIGPIVQGFDASLIYIDKISQSNDTMIRARHIFLKAANDYNSDSSYVELLKKIRDTIKSDADFADYAQRFGQDGTLTKGGDLGYLGKGNTVHTFDSALFQNPSIGKLIGPIRTEFGHHLIYISDIWNKGYNIRELRFPYQISEKVQEDVEDNSQKFYDLLKAGKMNDSIAQAMKNKFPGSIIDTSQLERMENYGNTQILNEFAFNANVGDIGKFRTPGNRITIIKLLAKRPSGIPQFETFPNYVAAQAKRAKQMTMLKPKMQELSKKITVDMLVGPMEEYAKIINVFLMKGQPINTMPDEEPTLLDSLVTYTKTNQHSGPVRGKNGYYFLRVSEKSGPNMDDWERDKEVFAEKYLSKYKNAMVTDLINKSRSFSKVKDLRPQTIKVLKEFIKIE; this is translated from the coding sequence ATGAACAAACAGACAATATATTTTTTATTTTTATTTTCAATTATTAACATTGTTAGTTACGCTCAAGTTATAGAAAAGAAAACAAAAGATGATAGTAAAAATACTGGTAACATTATTGCATTACTAAATTCAGAACAAATTACTGATAAAAGATATAATGAACTTTTAAAAGATAAATTAGAATATTTATATCAAAGTGGATCTAAAAATGATTTGAATTCTGGAATTGAAGATGCATGTTTTTCTCAAATGATCGATGAACAATTAATGATTCAAGAAGCTAGTAAGTTAGGAATAAATGTTACTTATGATTTTGCATTTAAAATATTACTTGACAATCCTCCACAATTTGTTCAAGATATGTTTAAATCTCCAAATGGAAATTTTAGAAGTGATGTTTATAAACAAGTTATTCAAAACCCAATGCTAATAACAAGGTATGTTAACAAACCAGGTAAATCTGAAAAACAAGTAACTGATGAGTGGAAAAAAGATATAATACAATTAGTGAATTTTGTAAAAAGAGAAGAGGTTAAAAAACAACTTGGAAACAAATTGTACAAGGACAAACCTCTTTCAACTAAAATGGTTTTAGATAGATATTTTGCAGAGAAAACCCTAATAACTGGTTCGGTTGTTCGTGCACATCATTTGTCTATTCCAGACAGTCTTGTCCCTGTAAGTGATATTGAAGCTAAAGCTTGGTATGAAGCTCATAAATCAGATTATAATTTTACCGAATCTAGATATATTTCTTCAATGATTTTTCAAATGTCACCTACTAGATCTGATTCAATAAAACTTAAAAGGTCAATGGACTCTGTTGTTAAAAAATGCAATGAAACACCTAAAGAAAAAAGACCTGAATATATAACCTCAGTAATGAGAAATCTTCCTGAAAGTAAGTTGCCAAATGGTTCTTTTTATACACCATCAAAAGTACCAAAACCATTGTTAGAAATTGTAGTTAAATCAAAAGAAGGGGATATTATTGGTCCAATTGTTCAAGGATTCGATGCATCTTTAATTTATATTGATAAAATTTCTCAATCAAATGATACTATGATTCGTGCTAGGCATATTTTTTTAAAAGCTGCAAACGATTATAATTCAGATTCTTCTTATGTAGAATTATTAAAAAAGATTAGAGATACTATAAAAAGTGATGCAGATTTTGCTGATTATGCTCAAAGGTTTGGTCAAGATGGAACATTAACTAAAGGTGGAGATTTAGGTTATCTAGGTAAAGGAAATACAGTTCATACTTTTGATAGTGCATTATTTCAGAATCCATCAATAGGCAAATTAATTGGTCCTATTAGAACCGAATTTGGTCATCATTTAATATATATATCAGATATTTGGAACAAAGGATATAATATTAGAGAATTAAGATTCCCATATCAGATTTCAGAAAAAGTTCAAGAGGATGTTGAAGATAATTCACAAAAATTTTATGATTTGTTAAAAGCAGGGAAAATGAATGATAGTATTGCTCAAGCAATGAAAAACAAATTTCCAGGTAGTATTATTGATACATCTCAACTTGAAAGAATGGAGAATTATGGTAATACCCAAATATTAAATGAATTTGCTTTCAATGCAAATGTTGGGGATATTGGAAAATTTAGAACTCCTGGTAATAGAATTACAATTATCAAGTTATTAGCAAAACGGCCATCTGGAATTCCTCAGTTTGAAACTTTTCCAAACTATGTTGCAGCTCAAGCTAAAAGAGCTAAGCAAATGACTATGTTAAAACCTAAAATGCAAGAACTTTCAAAAAAGATAACTGTGGATATGTTAGTTGGTCCAATGGAAGAATATGCTAAAATAATCAATGTCTTTTTAATGAAAGGGCAACCGATAAATACAATGCCTGATGAAGAACCAACATTATTAGATTCGTTAGTTACTTATACTAAAACAAATCAACATAGTGGACCAGTAAGAGGTAAAAATGGATATTATTTTCTTAGAGTTAGTGAAAAATCTGGACCAAATATGGATGATTGGGAAAGAGATAAAGAAGTGTTTGCTGAAAAATATTTAAGTAAATACAAAAATGCAATGGTAACAGATTTAATAAATAAATCTAGATCTTTTTCTAAAGTTAAAGATTTAAGACCCCAAACAATAAAGGTGCTTAAGGAATTTATTAAAATAGAATAA
- a CDS encoding lytic transglycosylase domain-containing protein, producing the protein MKILLSLFMVIPFKVRIFKSKNIKYLGLVIFIFVIIQSITKSQVTGDKPIREVIDTNMLKELKLSADSLMQTIENDTLALDTTTEEISLNSNQLINAYNSFFKKEKLKSVYVMTAFLESMDNEDYSKLLPMKNRGSLISAPFGAKLKHNVVSLQLPKTDKKRKSNFSIPPTSSKYFSSDSSFYVIIDYYKRKYGLDFKVHSYLPEGSKDSMQVARSVKKMKNSIVSIIVWNPTFSSESTQGSKKGKGKSLNKVNLTKLSSKTSIAIQETAFRSNDTLIVEGPDAMVEFTWKVPYRDLIQRAAIDFQIDPFLIACLIQQESNFSNTACSVDSAMGLTQMIGPTAIAMGVTDPTDPKQSIYGGVKYLKLMLRKFEGNIEYALAAYNAGPGNVIKYGGVPPFDETRDYVKRIMTRYREKVSGRWVSPSIRTKI; encoded by the coding sequence TTGAAAATTCTATTAAGTCTTTTTATGGTTATACCTTTTAAAGTTAGAATATTTAAATCAAAAAATATAAAATATTTAGGTTTAGTAATTTTTATTTTTGTAATTATCCAATCTATTACTAAATCTCAAGTTACTGGTGATAAGCCAATTAGAGAAGTGATTGATACAAATATGTTGAAAGAGTTGAAGTTATCTGCTGATTCTTTAATGCAGACAATAGAAAACGATACACTTGCTTTAGATACCACCACTGAAGAAATTAGCCTAAATTCCAATCAGTTGATAAATGCTTATAATTCATTTTTTAAAAAAGAAAAATTAAAAAGTGTATATGTAATGACTGCTTTTTTAGAATCAATGGATAATGAAGACTACTCAAAATTGCTTCCAATGAAGAATAGGGGTAGTTTGATTTCTGCTCCCTTTGGTGCAAAATTAAAACATAATGTTGTTTCTTTACAATTACCTAAAACTGATAAAAAACGAAAATCTAATTTTTCTATACCCCCAACATCTAGTAAATACTTCTCATCTGATTCATCATTTTATGTGATAATTGATTACTATAAAAGAAAATATGGGTTAGATTTTAAAGTTCATTCATATTTACCTGAAGGAAGTAAAGATTCAATGCAAGTTGCCAGATCTGTGAAAAAGATGAAGAATTCAATAGTATCAATTATTGTTTGGAATCCTACTTTTAGTTCTGAATCAACTCAAGGTTCTAAAAAAGGAAAAGGAAAATCTTTAAATAAAGTTAACTTAACTAAGTTAAGCAGTAAAACTAGTATTGCAATACAAGAGACTGCTTTTAGATCTAATGATACTCTTATTGTTGAAGGTCCAGATGCAATGGTTGAGTTTACTTGGAAAGTACCATATCGTGATTTAATTCAAAGAGCAGCTATTGATTTTCAAATTGATCCTTTTTTAATTGCATGCCTTATTCAACAAGAATCTAACTTTAGTAATACTGCATGTTCAGTTGATAGTGCTATGGGGTTAACTCAAATGATTGGACCAACTGCAATAGCAATGGGTGTTACCGACCCAACTGACCCAAAACAATCTATTTATGGTGGGGTGAAATATTTGAAGTTAATGCTCAGAAAATTTGAAGGGAACATAGAATATGCTTTAGCAGCCTATAATGCAGGACCTGGAAATGTTATTAAGTATGGTGGTGTACCCCCATTTGATGAAACAAGAGATTATGTAAAGAGAATTATGACAAGATACAGGGAAAAAGTTTCAGGTAGATGGGTATCTCCAAGCATAAGAACTAAGATATAA
- a CDS encoding T9SS type A sorting domain-containing protein, which produces MKKVLFTLSLMIFAISINYNLVVFAQKTSSPPKSETVNQNNFDDKFQNEIGLMAQNYWTPKLNEYKNKIDRTLSTSDLNDLNKLRAKWGVLIGKLSDNAEQNVKKKNVTNNKANVDIKLEDDSDMGNLMEVFNIFSSTQTIAAKYRTDLDKVGDEVIDNVCEFIGNVANTIDKFQDVKSQTSTKIKGEKSNNDGAQDLREIATSLKDVEKRKDISQVYDIAFEPIILLFSGTDLRELLSGMGDKIDFAKPVAGMNIPSGSVLKQNIPNPARGNTVIKYNLFENTSEVSLKLYDANGSEVMNLTQGSQQIGEHDIKVDVSKLSSGSYLYQLKISTSIGDQVYAKTMQVVK; this is translated from the coding sequence ATGAAAAAAGTATTATTTACATTATCTTTAATGATCTTTGCAATATCAATTAATTATAATTTAGTTGTCTTTGCACAAAAAACATCTTCACCCCCAAAATCTGAAACAGTTAATCAAAACAATTTTGATGATAAATTTCAAAATGAAATTGGCTTAATGGCTCAGAATTATTGGACTCCAAAACTTAATGAATACAAAAATAAAATTGATAGAACTTTATCAACTTCTGATTTAAATGACTTAAACAAACTCCGTGCTAAATGGGGTGTACTGATTGGTAAGTTATCCGATAATGCTGAACAAAATGTTAAGAAGAAAAATGTAACAAATAATAAAGCTAATGTTGATATTAAATTAGAGGATGATAGTGATATGGGGAATTTGATGGAAGTATTTAATATCTTCTCCTCAACTCAAACAATTGCTGCAAAATATAGAACTGATCTTGATAAAGTTGGTGATGAGGTTATTGATAACGTATGTGAGTTTATTGGAAACGTGGCTAATACTATTGACAAATTTCAAGATGTAAAAAGCCAAACTTCAACTAAAATTAAAGGAGAAAAAAGTAATAATGATGGAGCTCAAGATTTAAGGGAAATTGCAACATCTTTAAAAGACGTTGAAAAAAGAAAAGATATATCTCAAGTTTATGATATTGCATTTGAACCAATAATTTTGTTATTTAGTGGGACAGATTTGCGTGAGCTTTTAAGTGGCATGGGAGATAAAATTGATTTTGCTAAACCAGTTGCTGGTATGAATATTCCTTCTGGTTCTGTCTTAAAACAAAACATTCCTAATCCAGCTCGTGGAAATACAGTAATAAAATATAATTTGTTTGAAAATACTTCTGAAGTATCTTTAAAACTTTATGACGCAAATGGTAGTGAAGTTATGAATTTGACTCAAGGATCCCAACAAATTGGAGAACATGATATTAAAGTAGATGTTTCAAAACTTTCTAGTGGATCTTACTTATATCAATTAAAAATTTCAACTTCAATTGGTGATCAAGTTTATGCAAAAACAATGCAAGTAGTAAAATAA
- a CDS encoding OmpA family protein, whose translation MIQVKKIILLLICLILFNSCVNTVRFPIQNVSDDFEKSELCVYSSITKPNLDTTVYHYNSTGIYSSIKKVNGINTNQNEYGLSFAVNETTNNGFITVRRLDFDSIYQDKIFSIEFLKIDSANFKNTLIVKTNYKLQTIGTPAVNSINGESFFTSKNVDVELSNSDYNIYKGKIKDNVIEKCLNSEQSSLGFWDGQPSISIDGNTMYFVSDRPGGFGGTDIYISQRDYLGIWSRPQNLGPFVNTPCDELTPLICDNDKLLIFSSSGGESAGGYDLFKCPLSYNRRPIKKSENLGRPINTFYDELSPSLPSWGNSDTLLYYASNQNPDKGFDIFVFHQKRDFLPKFVVNDSISKFEKENYTDKIDEGDDDNEIIKLIEEGSKKNQKRFNFKKKRKQEISKGSGDSTSFTYDIEFIPPNYVKINKKYTYVPEIITLRVNFPYNEFNSPYPFTLDSNGYATKEYWGDMLDKIAQVLLPAIKNGKYQFDIVGHTDSIGSDSYNFELGLKRANFVKEELIKRGVSADGLITKSEGKNKFVLPKENETDDQYRLRLRRVEIVKRGKVKSN comes from the coding sequence TTGATTCAAGTAAAAAAAATAATTCTACTCTTAATATGCTTAATATTATTCAATAGTTGTGTTAATACTGTTCGATTTCCAATTCAGAATGTCTCTGATGATTTTGAAAAATCTGAACTATGTGTCTATTCAAGTATTACAAAACCTAATTTAGATACAACAGTATATCATTACAACTCAACAGGAATTTATTCAAGTATTAAAAAAGTTAATGGAATTAACACAAATCAAAACGAATATGGTTTATCTTTTGCAGTAAATGAAACAACAAATAATGGATTTATAACTGTTAGAAGATTAGATTTTGATTCAATTTATCAAGATAAGATATTTAGTATTGAATTCCTTAAAATAGATTCTGCAAATTTTAAAAATACTTTAATTGTTAAAACAAATTATAAATTACAAACTATAGGAACTCCGGCTGTAAATTCTATTAATGGCGAAAGTTTTTTTACATCAAAAAATGTTGATGTAGAACTTTCTAATAGTGATTATAATATTTACAAAGGAAAAATCAAAGATAATGTAATAGAAAAGTGTTTGAATTCTGAACAATCAAGTTTAGGTTTTTGGGATGGACAGCCTTCCATTAGTATTGATGGCAATACAATGTATTTTGTAAGTGACCGACCTGGTGGGTTTGGAGGTACTGATATTTATATATCGCAACGAGATTATCTAGGGATTTGGTCACGCCCGCAAAATCTTGGTCCTTTTGTAAACACGCCATGTGATGAACTTACGCCTTTAATTTGTGATAACGACAAACTTCTTATCTTTTCATCTTCTGGTGGAGAAAGTGCTGGAGGTTATGATTTATTTAAATGTCCGCTTTCATACAACAGAAGACCTATAAAAAAATCAGAAAATTTAGGCAGACCTATTAATACATTTTATGATGAGTTGAGTCCTTCATTGCCATCATGGGGAAATTCTGATACATTATTATATTATGCTTCAAATCAAAACCCTGATAAAGGATTTGATATTTTTGTTTTTCATCAAAAAAGAGATTTCTTACCAAAATTTGTTGTTAATGACTCAATCTCAAAATTTGAAAAAGAGAATTATACAGATAAAATTGATGAAGGTGATGATGATAACGAAATTATTAAACTGATTGAGGAAGGGAGTAAAAAAAATCAAAAAAGATTTAATTTTAAAAAGAAACGTAAACAAGAAATTAGTAAGGGTTCGGGTGATTCAACTTCATTTACATATGACATAGAATTTATACCACCAAACTATGTTAAGATTAATAAGAAATATACTTATGTACCAGAGATTATAACATTAAGAGTCAATTTTCCATATAATGAATTTAATTCTCCTTATCCATTTACATTAGATTCAAACGGCTATGCAACAAAGGAATATTGGGGGGATATGTTAGATAAAATTGCACAAGTATTATTACCAGCCATAAAAAATGGTAAATATCAATTTGATATTGTTGGTCATACAGATTCAATAGGATCAGATTCATATAATTTTGAATTAGGATTAAAAAGAGCAAATTTTGTTAAAGAAGAATTAATTAAAAGAGGTGTTTCAGCTGATGGTTTAATAACAAAAAGTGAAGGTAAAAACAAGTTTGTATTACCTAAAGAAAATGAAACTGATGATCAATATAGATTAAGATTAAGGAGAGTTGAAATTGTTAAAAGAGGAAAGGTTAAATCAAATTAA
- a CDS encoding 2TM domain-containing protein: protein MNISISDNSDNIKSNQENRRFTHEELQAILKRALDGKTGSSTLGYEDILDTAKELGISPQEIDRAIYEQNNVAPFEEARNKFLIHSKEEWRSHFVSYAIVNTALFFLSIATGGEWFVFPLIGWGIGLAFHTYNTFFPSEKEIEKGVSKLLARQTRLNMLTSRKSKPISKKLSFDIQDGKFIIEKGDKRVEIGGSKKNIL from the coding sequence ATGAATATTTCAATTTCTGATAATTCAGACAATATTAAGTCTAATCAAGAAAATCGTAGATTTACACATGAAGAGCTTCAAGCTATTTTAAAGCGAGCGTTAGATGGAAAAACTGGTAGTTCAACCTTGGGCTATGAAGACATTTTAGATACTGCAAAAGAGTTGGGGATATCTCCTCAAGAAATTGATCGAGCTATTTATGAACAGAATAATGTTGCACCATTTGAAGAGGCAAGAAACAAGTTTTTGATTCATTCTAAAGAAGAATGGCGAAGTCATTTTGTAAGTTATGCTATTGTTAATACTGCTCTATTCTTTTTAAGTATTGCTACTGGAGGTGAATGGTTTGTGTTTCCTTTAATAGGATGGGGTATTGGGTTAGCTTTTCACACTTATAATACTTTCTTTCCTTCAGAGAAGGAAATTGAGAAAGGTGTTTCTAAACTATTAGCTCGTCAAACTAGATTAAATATGCTAACATCTAGGAAATCTAAACCAATTTCAAAAAAGTTGAGTTTTGATATACAAGATGGGAAATTTATAATTGAGAAAGGTGATAAAAGAGTTGAAATTGGTGGATCTAAAAAAAATATACTTTAA